In Lolium perenne isolate Kyuss_39 chromosome 5, Kyuss_2.0, whole genome shotgun sequence, the sequence tgcagggttgcatgagagggatatctttgaccttttcctccctgagttcgataaaccttgggtaatccacttaagggaaacttgctgctgttctacaaacctctgctcttggaggcccaacactgtctacaagaatagaagcacccgtagacatcagctggcaacaaggttaagttctcttatgggaaaagtaacgcacctctgcagagtgtatcaaattgtggctgtcactccctgttccgggaagggaactgcgaacgcggcaggaaaggaactccatgaagttctagtcaacctgtgaagactgacgtgcatagttttcagaataaaataaaccttttgaagaaatgtttatgaaaacttgcattcgcctatgattTTCTGGTATGTGGTTGTagttagtgcatgatacacctatttcctaatatgaacttgctgagtacgctcgtactcatcccactcttaaatcccctgcttagctatggaggcaccggtggataaactaccgtggaactcgaagacaaaggagtcaactgcaacaatatgaagaatccaagcaaagaaGTCAATGAAGTCAACTGCTGCAGCaactagagtggaaacttagactagtaatagaagggagccATTCCctgatcctagcacctaagtagctagatttctatagcaagcctttTAGCTCTGAAGCTTtagttagcaataagttagactacgagtcgttcttctgaagctttatttgaagttttaccttactgtaaagtaggaggccatgttgatcttctgtaaacagcttgtgtatccttctatagacataccttggactcgcatatgtttctgttgtaccactctgagggatgtaatatgagtggaatggtgtttcacttgtgttatgtcaacgacttgtgtactacatcatgcagtggtacgctgggtcaccacaattATCCTATGGGAAAGATCTTAATCGACatgcagtttggaacccgagaaaatttcaggaaggagaaactggagttcgaagttattgatttcccatcacagtatcatGCTCTCCTGGGATGACCCGCATACGCAAGATTCATGGATGTGCCGCACTATACATATCTATCATGGAGAATCCCTGGACTTAAGggcccaatcacagtcaaaggaagcttcgccctggcaaataagtgcgacaaggattttcacaagcTCTCGGAAACTTTTGGGATGCAGGCTGAGTATGAGGCATCCAAACTCACCACCAATTACGATGTGTTACCTGACGAAGGTAGATCCTTGCAAGAGCAAGCTTTCGATACCTCCAAGAACTCTAAGGAAGTGCACATCCACCCGAcatatccaaaaaagacgacagctATCGCGTCCAACTTGCACAGCGCATAGGAAAGCATGGTCGTCAAGTTCcttcgtgagcgctgggaaatctttgcatggtgtccagccgacatgccaggagtacccaaacTTGCCGACCACCCTCTTAATCTAGATCCAAGGGCTAGACCgattcgacaacctttgcggcgattctccgagccaaaccgcaaagccatgctatctgAGATTGATCGGCTCAAAGAAgcgggtttcatcaaggagctgcacactgAGGCCACATGGGtcactaacccagtgctggtcccgaagaaaaacactgaattccttcgcatgtgcatcgatttcatgtgtctcaataaacactgtccaaaggatcacttcccctcccgaggatcgaccaaattatcgattccATGGCAAGTTGCGTACGTATTTCCTCCCtcgacgcgtattctggttacagTCAGATCTGCCTGAAAGAagaggatgaagtcaaaacagattTCATAACCCCTTATGGTGTGTTCTGTTATAGAAcagtgcccttcgggttgaaaaacacgggagccacatatcagcggatgatgcagaagtgcctggcCACGCAGATCAGAAAAAAACGTTCAAGTATACATCGACAacatcgtcataacaacaaagcaagGATCATCCCTGATCgacgatctcaaggaaaccttcgacaacctcgacaagtttcgtCTCAAGATGAACCCGATGAAAtgttcctttggtgttcctgcgggagaactcctcaGATACTTAGtgtcagccagaggaatcgaagccaaccccGAGAAAATACAGGCTATCCTAACGATGAGAAAACCAACAAAGCTCAAAGAGATACAACAGTTGACTGGACGTGTCACAACCttgagcagatttgtcgccaggttgggagaaaaagcgctgcctTTCTACGCGCTAATCAAACAAGGggaaaaattcgagtggaacgaggaagcagacaAAGCTTTTGAGCATCTGAAGTGAACTATCTTGACACCACCAGTTCTGGTGGCACCCCAAGAGAAAGAACCACTGCTGCtatatatcgcggccacacctcaaGTGGTCAGTACAGTCCTCGTGGTAGAACGATAAGAAGAAGGGAAGATTCACGGGGTTCAGCGGCCAATATATTTCCTTAGTGAAGTTCTATCACCATCCAAGCAGCGCTACCCACAATATCAAAAGCTAGCTTACCGAGTTATTATGACAACACAGAAGCTAAGGCATTATTTTTcgacgcatccgataatagtggtcaacgaggcccctctctcaaatatactgaacaaccaagAAGCTatgggacgtgtctccctttggggaatcgagctttcccctcgggacatcacatacgaaaaaagaaaggcaatcaagtcgcaaattctaccggactttgtcgcagagtggatggaactgcaaaatacgagacccccagatttatcgagtacctggcatatgaacttcgacggatccaagagattggaaggagTTGGAGCAGGCGTCGTACTTGTTTCACCTCAAGGCGAAAAAATGAAGTAAAtattgcggatgacgttccccaacgcatctaataatgaggtaCAATATGAAGCccccatacacgggatgaagatggcaaaggcgtgcgGCGCCACTcgcttaaaaatctttggcgactcccaGCTGGTGgttcaacaggtgatgaacaagtgcaATGCAGTCAATTCATGATGGCATATAAAGAggtgtacaatgaactcgagaaatcCTTCGATGGTTGCGAAGTTAACCATATCAGCAGACTCAGCAATGATGAAGCTGACGTTCTGGCAAACATCGGCTCACAGTGCGTCCCGATACCACCTGGAgtcttttgggaagagataagtgAAAGATCGACCAAGGGGAAGAAAGTACTGAAGCAGCCAAACAAAAAGGAGATGTCCAAGAAAGACTCGGGCGCTCCAGCAGCCCCAGAGACACATACATCAGAAGATGAGGAAGAACCGGAGGAAGTTATGATGATTCAAATACCCTGGATGCAGGTTTATCTGGCGTACATCACAAAGAAAGAGATACCCGAAGATCCGGTCAGAGCAAGGCAAGTTATTCGACGATCTGAAGCATTCACTGGGTCAAGGGAGAACTATACAAACGAAGCATCTCAGGAGTATTGCAGAGGTGCATCACACCTGAAGAAGGGCGAGTTACACTGAAAGATATGCTCGAGGGAATCTGTGGCCACCACACAAGCAgccgagcaatagcagccaaagcttttcgcgcaggattttattggctgacaGTAATAGAGGACGCCAAAGACATAGTCTGCACATGGAATGTGTGCCGGAGATTTGCATCCAAAccacactctccagcagcagagctgatgccgatACCATTGGCATGGCCTTTCGCACAACGGGGGCTcaacatggtgggaaaattacacaagtcctggccaggaggacacGTGTATTTGCTTgtggctgtcgacaaatttaccaagtggattgaagcagTACGAGTAACTTCGGCAGATGCAACTTCAGCGGTGAACTTCATCAAGGGGATAGTTTTTCGGTTCGGCGTCCCTAACAGCATAgttacggacaatggcagtaatttcacTTCCCGAGAATTCAAAGACTACTGTGAAAGTGTGGgcattgatacgtccccgacgtatccataatttctgtcgttccatgcttgttttatgacaatacttacatgttttgcttgcactttatgatgtttttatgcgttttccggaactaacctattaacgagacgccacagtgccagttcctgttttctgctgtttttggttccagaaaggctgttcgggcaatattctcggaattggacgaaatcaacgccaaacctcctatttttcccggaaggctccagaacaccaaagaagagtcggagaggggccagggggccaccacaccacattgcggcgcgggccagaccctggccacgccggcctagggtgtggcgcccccaggtgcccccctgcgccgcctcttcgcctataaaatccctttcgacctaaaaacaccgtaccacttgacgaaactccagaaagactccaggggcgccgccgccatcgcgaaactccaatttgggggacagaagtctctgtcccggcaccctgccgggacggggaagtgcccccggaagccatctccatcaacgccatcgcctccatcatgctccgtgagtagttcccccatggactacgggttctagctgtagctagttggtattctctcccccatgtacttcaatacaatgatctcatgagctgccttacatgattgagattcatctgatgtaatcggtgttgtgtttgttgggatccgatggatgatacattatgattagtctatctataaagtttgtgaagttattgttgctgcaatcttgttatgcttaatgcttgtcactagggcccgagtggcatgatcttagatttgagctctataattattgcttagattgtatctacaagttgtatgcacatgtcactgtccggaaccaaaggccccgaagtgacagaaattgggacaactggaggggatggcggtgatgtgagggacacatgttttcacggagtgttaatgctttgctccggtgctctattaaaaggagtaccttaatatccagtagattcccttgaggcccggctgccaccggctggtaggacaatagatgttgtgcaagtttctcattgcgagcacgtacgactaaatatggaaaacatgcctacatgattaatgaattgatgttctttcttaatgccttatcaatcctatcaattgcccaactgtaatttgttcacccaacacttgttattggagagttaccactagtgtagatagctgggaaccccggtccatctttcatcatcatatactcgttctacatgtcaactattttctggtaccattgctctcatattactactactgctgctgtgttactgttactattgctctcatatcactgctactttcacatcacccctgttgctagtgcttttccaggtgcagctgaattgacaactcagttgttaaggcttataagtattctttacctccccttgtgtcgaatcaataaatttgggttttacttccctcgaagactgttgcgatcccctatacttgtgggttatcaagactattttctggcgccgttgccggggaggcatagctctactcataagttcacctggggagtacactctacctctctctctgctttTATCTTATTTTGTCTtgctagtttatttctgtctagtttatttgtgcttagtttatttctgtctagttttactttgcttagtttacttttgtctagtttatttttgtctagttttattttccctatatacccgaaaatccataaaaaattgaaaaacctaaaaattaaaaactgctgttatgggagaaccaacaacctacttggatcttatagaatgttataataattatagagaatcaagaactggtgaaataatgagtgctatgatagaaaaattgaatacaattgctgaaATCTTGCTTGAACGCCataatataaactgttgctctcaacaggatactaaacatcttaaatttcaatgtagctttagtgaggaaattttaattaagaactataatcggaattgctatattcattatgggttcgaagaggtagaacaatttgtcttatttatgggagcctccgagatagaatccttcatggttgagaattatgaaacttgtgttgtttgtaagggccttaaagattatgtctctactatccttaattcttgtatagaatgctacagtaggaatccgtatatccttgattataaagagagacacattaatgcacaagaatgcactcacaatttgcaggaacctgtggaagaagaaattgatgaacctgaaagctcattggatgaaaaagaggaggaaattgatgaacttgaaagctcattggatgaaaaagaagaagagagcgacgaacaaaaggaggaagaatggattagctacccatgccaaccttctaatgagagtaactcttcatctcttacactatttgattgtcctccatgcttaccgaaagaggttgaatgttatgttcctgtggattctcttgaaatatttcctataagtaaaacttgttaGAATAATTATGCtgatgttatatatgataatccatgctactttgataaatcttgtgataatgctttgtttgtgcctgatgtcgaaatgcatggtactaaagaattttgcttggcaaatgtttatgataaagctctagatgatggtcctatgttacttgacaaTATTAAAtgtgctactaatgaaaatgggattggagaagtattGACTTTATTTAGGagccccatatctcttgagattgatcaactaccttgttatattattaataaaagtaagtttgaaagttttaattccactattcttgagattgataaaaattatgtgtttggaaatcatgaagagtatgctgcatgtgatagttatattattgagtttgttcatgaagctactgaaaattattatgagagaggaaaatatggttgtagaaattttcatggtactaatacacctctctatatgctgaaattgctgAAGTTGCACTTATTCTATctacttatgcttgtcactttgttcttcatgaacttattcgtgtacaagattcctttccataggaagcatgtgagacttaaatgtgttttgaatttgctttttgatgctctcttttgtttcaaatactatttcttgcgagcgcatcattaaaactgctgagcccatcttgatggctataaagaaagaacttcttgggagataacccatgtgttattttgctacagtaatttgttttatatttgagtcttggaagttgtttactactgtagcaacctctccttatcatgtttttgtgccaagtaaagtttctatgtcaaagttgatgttatatttgggatcgctgcgcagaaacagcattgctgtctgtcacgaatctggacacagttctctgtagaaaattcgaaaaaatctgccaatttacgagcgtgatcctcagatatgtacgcaactttcattagttttgagtttttccatttgagcaagtctggtgccagctttaaattcgtctttacggactgttctgtttttgacagattctgccttttatttcgcattgcctcttttgctatgttggattcatttctttgatccattaatgtccagtagctttatgcaatgtccagaagtgtaaagaatgattgtgccacctctgaacatgtgaattattaattgtgcactaaccctctaatgagtttgcttgaagtttggtgtgaaggaagttttcaagggtcaagagaggagtatgatatactatgatcaagaggagtgaaagctctaagcttggggatgcccccgtggttcacccctgcatattttaagaagactcaagcgtctaagcttggggatgcccaaggcatccccttcttcatcgacaacatcatcaggttcctcccctgaaactatatttttattcaatcacatcttgtgttctttacttggagcgcctgtgtgcttttatttttgttttgtttgaataaagatgcatcctagcaatccttgtttgggagagagacacgctccgctttttcatatgaacacttgttctttgttttacttttaatgttcaatgaataaaagttggaagctacaatatttatctttatttggttgggaaaagaaaatgcctcatatgtcttggataatttgatacttggcaattgttttgagctctcaagtagatcataagtttttgcatgtagtttaaacctattagtggagaactaccgtaaagcttgttaaaattggtttgcataattgatctctcttaaggtctagatattttctggtaaaagtgtttgagcaacaaggaagacagtgtagagtattataatgcttgcgatatgttcttatgtaagttttgctgtaccggttcatacttgtgtttgcttcaaacaaccttgctagcctaagccttgtatcgagagggaatacttctcgtgcatccaaaaccttgagccaaccactatgccatttgtgtccaccatacctacctactatgtggtattttctgccattccaaagtaaattgcttgagtgctacctttaaacaattcaaaatttattacctctgatttgtgtcaatgttttatagctcatgaggaagtatgtggtgtttatctttcaatcttgttgggcaactttcaccaatggactagtggcttcatccgcttatccaataattttgcaaaaagagctggcaatgggattcccagtcccaaattaattaacaaaaatagacactcctccatggtatgtgattgttggacggcacccgaggattcggttagccatggcttgtgtaagcaaaggttggggggagtgtcatcatcataataaaacttaaataaaaaggcactccttcatggtatgtgattgttggcaggcacccgaggattcggttagccatggtttgtgaaagaaaggttggaaggagtgccacccaaaaataaataaaatgggagccgctcttgtgagtccggttgatgaggtagttagtgtacccactaccattcgttgacaacaacaaacacctctcaaaattttacttttatgctctctatatgttttcaaaaccaaagctctagcacaaatatagcaatcgatgcttccctcgtagaagggccattcttttacttttatgttgagtcagttacctaattccttgcaccttagaagcaaacacttgtgtcaactgtgcattgattcttacatacttgcatatttgcattcatcatattactctatgttgacaatatccatgagatatacatgttgaaagttgaaagcaactgctgaaacttatatcctcctttgtgttgcttcgatgcctttactatgaacttattgctttatgagttaactcttgtgcaagacttttgatgcttgtcttgaaagtactctccatgaaaagtttttctatatgttatctacttgttagcaactatcgatcattgccttgagtcacttcattcatttcatatgctttgtaatagtatgatcaaggttatgtaagtagcatgtcactacagaaattattctttttatcgtttacctgctcgggacgagcagaaactaagcttggggatgctgatacgtccccgacgtatccataatttcgctgctccatgcttgttttatgacaatacttacatgttttgcttgcactttatgatgtttttatgcgttttccggaactaacctattaacgagatgccacagtgccagttcctgttttctgctgtttttggttccagaaaggctgttcgggcaatattctcggaattggacgaaatcaacgccaaacctcctatttttcccggaaggctccagaacaccgaagaagagtcggagaggggccagggggccaccacaccacatggcggcgcgggccgcacctggccgcgccggcctagggtgtggcgcccccaggtgcccccctgcgccgcctcttcgcctataaaatccctttcgacctaaaaacaccgtaccacttgacgaaactccagaaagactccaggggcgccgccgccatcgcgaaactccaatttgggggacagaagtctctgtcccggcaccctgccgggacggggaagtgcccccggaagccatctccatcaacgccatcgcctccatcatgctccgtgagtagttcccccatggactacgggttctagctgtagctagttggtattctctcccccatgtacttcaatacaatgatctcatgagctgccttacatgattgagattcatctgatgtaatcggtgttgtgtttgttgggatccgatggatgatacattatgattagtctatctataaagtttgtgaagttattgttgctgcaatcttgttatgcttaatgcttgtcactagggcccgagtggcatgatcttagatttgagctctataattattgcttagattgtatctacaagttgtatgcacatgtcactgtccggaaccaaaggccccgaagtgacagaaattgggacaatcggaggggatggcggtgatgtgagggacacatgttttcacggagtgttaatgctttgctctggtgctctattaaaaggagtaccttaatatccagtagattcccttgaggcccggctgccaccggctggtaggacaatagatgttgtgcaagtttctcattgcgagcacgtacgactaaatatggaaaacatgcctacatgattaatgaattgatgttctttcttaatgccttatcaatcctatcaattgcccaactgtaatttgttcacccaacacttgttattggagagttaccactagtgtagatagctgggaaccccggtccatctttcatcatcatatactcgttctacatgtcaactattttctggtaccattgctctcatattactactactgctgctgtgttactgttactattgctctcatatcactgctactttcacatcacccctgttgctagtgcttttccaggtgcagctgaattgacaactcagttgttaaggcttataagtattctttacctccccttgtgtcgaatcaatagatttgggttttacttccctcgaagactgttgcgatcccctatacttgtgggttatcaggcatCAAGTTGCAGTTTGCATCagtggcgcacccgcaaaccaatggtcaagttgaaaaAGCCAACGGGcttatctgcaatggcatcaagaaacgtctgTTAACACCGCTGGAGAAAGCGCGACACACCTGGGTTGATGACCTGCcgtatgtattatggagcttacgaaCAACGCCAAATGCGGCAACTCAAGAAACACCGTTCTTCTTGGTCGATGGAGCCGAAGCAGTGTTGCCAATAGAAATTGAACACAATTCCCCAAGAGTCACGGAAtgtgaagaggaaacttcgcagaagcgcgggaggatgatgtcgatgcgcTCGACAAAGCAAGAGACGAGGTATTATCGAGAGTAGGCGCGTACCAGCAGAGTCTCAagaattatcacagtcgacgatTACGACCCAAGTCTTTTCAAGTGGGTGATCTAGTTCTTCGACTCACACAAGATGGACACGAAAAATTCGAGTCTCCATGGTTGGGaccgtgatgaggtctaagacctagtttgtggcccgatctcgcgaatgacccgaaACAAGATgggagaagagggaggggaggaagaacacgaagaacgaaaCCACAcacgccaacccgatacaatcgaatcttactctcgtggctcgatggaccacgccaatagaatcaaccggaagagacacgaggtagaattccggggtgagagatcggtgttggagaCAGAGAccgatgagagagagagagagagtggaacacacttgaatctcactcacaagtagccaaatcctcaacaagagtagccttgatacaaagggagttctaaccctagggagacaaagctcaaaagtaGTTTTAAACCAAGATTATGTCTAAAGAGT encodes:
- the LOC127319580 gene encoding uncharacterized protein, giving the protein MAYKEVYNELEKSFDGCEVNHISRLSNDEADVLANIGSQCVPIPPGVFWEEISERSTKGKKVLKQPNKKEMSKKDSGAPAAPETHTSEDEEEPEEVMMIQIPWMQVYLAYITKKEIPEDPVRARQVIRRSEAFTGSRENYTNEASQEYCRGASHLKKGELH